The genomic stretch tttcaaattataggtcgttttaatttttctagattcacagtgtatatctagatgcataacaatatttatgaatctagaaaagtcaaaacgacctataatttggaacggagggagtaattaacaCTGAGAACTTTAGCCATGTCCGTTCAACAACCTAACCTAAATGCTAATAAGGGAGTGTCTCCTTATAAGTTGATTGGAAAATAAGTTGGCATCAATCACCAGTTCGGATCATTGGATGTCAATCCAACGGTCAAGGTCCACCCTCCCCCTCTTCTTATCTTTTTTACTCGAGCGCACGGGAGTAAACCGTCTTCCTCCGCAACCTAACCTAAATGCTAATCACCATTCATCAAGTAGCTTCTCCAAAGGCAATATGAAATCGTTCCCTTCTTCAATATGAACTCATATAACAATTAACAAAACATGCAAGATTGAAGGGTGTAATAGTATTATCATCTATCGTGATAACGATCGGCCGTGTTCTTGAAAAAAAGAATCAAGGTGtgtttggaacggaggatttccatAGAAAAAACAAAGGAATGCAAAACTCAGGGAAGTTTTATCATTTCGctgtttggaatggaggaaagCTGATTCACATTCAAAGGAAATGCTCTTGTCCCTCCACGAAACGTAGGAAAAAAAACATCCTCAAGAACCTGAAGGAAAATTTCCTGTGAGTGATTCGTTGAGCTGGTGCTACCTGCAACTCGTTAGAATTTGTCATTGCTGCATCCAACGCTTCACAGTTTTGATAATAAAAAACGCTTCACGTACAATTGTTGCCAAAGTCTTTAGCTTAAGGGTAGCATTCTCTTGTCGTTGCTTCTATGGTCAAATGAATAGTGTGTAGGAGCTGTAGAACCAGAAAATGATAGGGATGGGGGATTAAGAAAGAAATaacaggaggagagagagaaaaagaaagaactaAGATCTAATCTTCATTTATCCACATGGAAACCTAGCTTAATTAAAATGGATATGGTGGGATTTTGTTTCATGAGTACTAATAAGGTCTCATTATATTTTCCTGCGATCCAAACAGCGCAAAGTTTCCATTCTTGTGTTTTAACATCCCGTAGTTTTTCACTTTTCACCACATCTTATTCCTACATTTTCTTCCATTCCTCTATTTTGCATTCCTACTTTCCAGACCCTCAGTCTGCACTCTGAAGTGCGCTCGGTGGGCGCCGTCTGCCCTGGAGCAATTCCATCTAATGCCGCACGTCTTTGTTTTTTAAACAACAACCAGAACGTGCAGTTTATCAGTACTAGTTTATGTACAGTGTGGTACAGCACCAAGAGTATGCAAGGACTAGGGAGAAAAGAGAACATGCTGTGTCGCCATTGATTCTCCAATAAGAACTCGAGACTGAGGGAGAGCGGAGAACAGGGTCGTCTCCACTGACTCTAGCGAATCGGAATATCCGATCAGATATGCTGAAAATTTCATATAGTGAAAGTGCACATTGCGAAATGGATGAATTGTTTTTGATAgcgtgtgtgcgcgcgcgcctTTGTTTGCTCTGAACCCGTTACGTTGGTTGCAGCTTCCTGGCCTTTAAAAAGCTTTGGGTTGCATGCCACGAGACTGTGTAGGAGGTTAAACTAACGTAAGAGTCTACTAAAAtattttctctctccctccctatCAGTTGTTTATGCGTTTTTGAGATCGCTGCTACATCAGACTATCAAAAATCAATCTCCCGTACCTCCCAGTAgatgggacccacatgtcaacattccatttatttatattttatcttttttacttcCATTTCAAGATCGCGAAAGGACGGACAACTGGGGTCATAGTAGTTGAATGAAGTCTACAGTTTACCAGCACAACACAAGGTGGCGGATACAACCGTTAACTTTTGATATCGTACCTGTCAGTCCTAAcatgcatgaaaaaaaatggGCATTTCTCTACTTCACTTATGCTAGCCAGTTAATTTCTCGTCACCGCCAAATCTCCCCTCAGAAGAAACATTAAAAATTTGCATTGCTGCAACCTAAAAGCAAACCATACACTCCATCAGTCTTTAAATGAGACAAACTAGGAAAGAGATGGAGTAGTACATACTAAAAGTTTAATCCCTCTCCGGTACGAATTACTCCCAGGGAAAATGGCAGCCTACCTTTTGTTGATCGCCAGTTCACCACTAAGTTTTCCCCCTTCAAAGCCTCAAAGGCATAACATAACATCAATATTTCAGATTCCTTCTCTGTGACGTACCTAGCGGCAAGTAGGTTCTGTGCGTTGTTAATCTGCTGCTTGGCACTAACTTTTGCTTGATCCGTGCAAAAGCCGGAGAACAAGCAAGGTGGGCCAAACATGAGATCTTCGCGAGGCAAGATCGACGGAGCAGAGGCCAGCAGCGTTACTTCTTGCACAAGTAGAGCAACTAGCAACTAGCAACTAGCAAGAGTCGTTAATGACGCCCTCACTCACATGGTCTGCACTAATTCAGCATTAGCTAACTTTAACTAATTCAAATTAGTGGGCCTGGGGCCTGGGGCGCTGCTGCGGGGTGGTGGGCGCCCGCTGGCCTGGTGCTGACCGGGCCTTCTTATCCGCCCGCGGGACGCAGGGTCCGCACACCCCACACACGGCGTGGGGCCACACGACGATGCGGCTACCAATTGCCGCCCCCCGCCCGGCATATTCCGTCCCGCGTTCCGTTCCAACAGGTCCGCGTCATTCCTCGGTTTCTTTACTCCCGCCCGCtccgtcggctcgtcgcggtcGCCCGCACCGCGGCGGGCTCCTGGGCCCCGCATGCCTGTGGGGCTAGGCGGgggaggcctgctccggcgtgGCTGGAGGCCTGGAGCGCCGCTGCTCTTTgatcggctgcggcggcgggaccGTGTGAGCGGCAGCGGCTGCACGGCACACGTGAGGACTCCGCCTCTCCGCGGTTTCGCATCTGCCTTGCCCACAGCAACGGGAGCGCTAGTGGCCTTTAACCAATGGTTACGAGGCCCAAACAAAGCCAGGCCTTTAGTTTAGCAAAATTAAGCATGTGACCGAGCTGGCGTACCTCGTCCATGCATGCGCGAAATTATTGAAGCTGGATTGGTTGGTCTGTTGAAATCTGCTTGAACCCTCCACCATTTGATCGACTGTTTTCTGTCGGTCTAGGGATCGGAGGTTAATGCTTGGAATATTCAAAGATCACCACTTTTGGATCTGTGCGGCTGAAACGTtagagcaagtttaataacgcagCTAGCAAGCGGGTTGTAAGGTTTCTCTTAGTCTTTTCCTAgcccactcgtacaatggttagctcttcaccattaatacatgGTCCACAAGTCATTCTCATAAAGTTTCTTAGTTACTGTGCCCAAGTCGGCTGTAAGCTtatagcccgcttctcctctctcacctcttctctctcctccacgtcagcaTTCAACCAACTTACAGCCCCTTATTATACTTCCTCTTAGAGAAAACTGTGAACATACCACCAGTCAAATCCATGGCTCTAGTTTGCCCTTTTACCAAAGGGTGTCTCAAAGCGCTAAAATGAAAAATTATTGTTAACATCATGGTATGCTTGCAAAATCTCGTAGAGTTAATGAGATATCTCTTGATAACATGCACTGGACTTTTTAGGCAACCATTATCACACATTGGCAATAATGGCAATGTTGATTGCATCTTGGAGGGTCATACGGTTCCGGTTTGCTCTTCTACCATAATCATCATAATGCGCGTCACTGAAGGGTGGATCCTCACTAATATTGAATACGTCTTTTGCTGCTGCAATTTTCTCTAATTTTTCATTTGCCATCGCGGTGACATGTATATATCCCTGATATATCGATGATAAATTATCCTACCATATAAACACCAAGCTTTGAATTATGACAATTGAAGGTGGGTATCCTCATCAAACCTTTGCTCTTTTCTTACTAttcccttcgtttcaaattatagattcatatagatattattatgcacctaggtataccctatatctagatgcataataatatctataaatctagaaatatcaaaacgatctacaatttggagaACGGAGAAAGTAGTACGTGACAATGCTAGCAAATCCTACCACTACTTTACACCTGTTCAAATCATACTGCTAATGGCATTGTTTCCAACAGACGACCATGTTGCCGGATTTGGCGCTGGTTTACTCCGATTTAGCTTCTCCTACCTTATTGTGTCAGAGATCCAAAGTATCCAACCAGCCGAATACATAATCCTACCTTCGAGCCACCGCTCACGTGGCGCTGGCTGCGGCAGGTAATCCACAGCGTCCGGGCCAGGCGGCCAGCCAGCCAAGTTTATCACCAGCCCTGGGCCCTGCTCCGGCCCCGCGAGAGGTAATCTGAAGTCGCGTTCCCAGGTGGCGCTGCCGCACGCAGGCGGCGTATATAAGCAGTGGCCGGCTGCCGGCAGGGCAGTCACCGCTGCAAAACGAAAATCCCCCCTCTCCACAGCCGTTTCCTTCCTTCACTTTCCAAtttcctttctcctcctcctcaaaaAATCAGGCACGGTTATTTATTTCTCTCGCCCCTCTACGCTTTCCTAATCCGCGAGCTGGGGGTGAGATCGAGACCTagagcggcggggcggggctAACGCGaatggcggtggaggaggccgcggagAGCTGTGGCAGCCacgccgcggccacggcggcggccgccgcgtccggcggaggggcggcggggccagcgacgtcctcctcgtcggccgccgtggcggcgcaggcgcggaagcagcagcagcagcagcgccacaAGCTCGAGGTGTACACGGAggtgctccgccgcctccacgagTCTGGCCTGCCCGAGGCCCGGGCGCCCGGGTTCGACGACGAGCTCTGGAACCACTTCAACCGCCTCCCCGCCCGGTGCGTCGTCCCTGCTCGCTCGCGCGCTGGTTCCTTTACTCCGAGCTCACACCGTGACGTGGCGCGCGAATGCAATTCGCCCCCACCAGTGGTTTTTGCTGCCGGCGGCTGTCTGGACTGACCCCGATTCGGTCCACTTCCTGCAGTTACGCCATGGATGTGAACGTGGAGAGGGCGGAGGACGTGCTCACGCACAGGCGGCTGCTGGAGCAGGCGAGGGATCCGGCGCAGCGCCCGGCGTTCGCGGTGCGGGCCGTGCAGGTGATGATTTTCGAATGCAATTCTGAACGCCACTCGTAGTTACAGTAGACGAAGTCAAGCGCATGTTTTCCTCATTTATTTATTCACAATATGATTTCCCTGTCCCTTGATTTTAGTTGTTGGTTGTGACCGATTCCTGCAATGGAGAATTCCTCCTCTGATTGTTCAGGCAACACTGCATGAGCCGATTGAGTATGCCCTTTGCGCCCATTGCCTCAGAAACAGAAACGTGCACTGTTTCACCCGAGTACCTTTTGAATTGGACGATTCGTCCATTGAGATGAACTCAATTCCATTATCTTGCTCCTTTTGCTTGCAAAATCCTGCTGAGCTCTGCATTGCCAAAAGCACGAAGAAATGTCATGGTGTTGCATCGATGCCCTGCTGTATAGCATCTGAGAAGTGGTAGTTTGGTTTTCTGTGTTTGAATTGCAAGATGTTGAGTAGCTGGATGTTTAATATGTTGTAAGTGAAAGCTTGTAAGGATTTTGTTCCACTTCAACACTTCAATTTTTTTATCTGATAGTTTTCTGATTTCTGTTAGTGGCAGTGGCCAAGCTTCAGTTGGCATCCCCTTCATTTGTTAATGTCCAATCTCCTCATTGATTtttagaggaaaaaaaatctacaaaTGTCCTTGTAGTACCACTTATCACTTACAACATGATCTATGGTTCCACCTATTGCCtgacaataataataataataataataataataataataataataataataataataataataataataataataatgtgtACTACTTATATCTGTATTCTTGTGAGTTCGGATCACCGTcctgcattttctttttctcgtGTTGTATTTGTACAAATATTGTAGCTAGACTTTCTCTGGGAATTTCGCTTGATCATGCCTATAACTCAATATCTATGCATTCTTTTGTTTTTGACCAAATAAGCATACCTACAAATTCAGAGTTGAAAGATTTTCCACAAAGCAGCAATGTCAGTGCCCTTTTTTTTAATAGATAGTATGTTATTATTCCTGAATTTAAACTTTTCATTTCATGCATAAATAAAGTTTGTCTtcttatttttttagtttttactaACTTCTAAATCATATTTAAAGACCTCCAACTATTGTTGGTCATTATCCTTATTGGAGAGTCTTGATTTATTAGGTATCTCCAATTCTTGATGGGAATCAGACTGATGCTGATTCGAACACTGCAGGGGAGGAAGTTGCTTCAAGATTGTTGAACAGGCAGCAAAGGTACTTGTTTTTCCTCATCTGTCTAATATTTTGGATGATTGGCAAACGGTTGTTATCTTGCCTTCTGCCATGCGCAACAAAAGATATACATATACAGATCTATTATTGATTTGTTTTGGTAGGGTTTTTTGTTTTAACATTTATGACTTGTTTCCAGCATACACCCTCCTCCTGCTTTCGGTTCTTCTACAAATCTTGAGGCCCTTGCTCTTGAAGTTAGCAAGTCTCAAGGCCAAGATCATGACAGCACCTCTGATAATGGTCGATCTCTGTACAGGTACTCTTTGCTTTTAAAATTCTACTAGGTACCTTGTATTTTATCTTATAGCACCTGAAACATTTGACCTCTTGTGCGAGCGTACGCGTGAGTGATCTCTTTACAGGAAGCCTACTTTTGCCTTCTATTTTATCCTAGTTAAAACATATTTTCGTTTTGGATCCTCTGTGTAACTTGGGAGTTAGTGTTGTATATGGTGTAAGCATTTGGTAGGAGTCGAGAAAAGGCCAATCGCCGGGTTTGAGCCCTAGCTTGCGGTCATTCTCACCTGAAGTACTTGTTTCTCTGCAACATACAATAATTTTATTGTCTGTCATTTCAGGCCCATGCATGAAATCACCTTTTCTACCATTGACAAGCCAAAGCTTCTCAGTGAGGTAAATATATGCACATTCGAGTATATCATAGGGTTGGTTTATATCTTTAAAAGTTCCGTGCATATCTATCTTTCTCCTTCTGTATGTATTCTACATCCTTACTGATATCTCACTATTGCTGTTTGAGTGAATACTGGTTAATACTTATCTATTTTTTTAGTGATATGAAATTTTCTGATATTCACAGCTGACATCTCTGCTTGGTGAACTTGGTCTAAACATTCAAGAAGCACATGCATTTTCAACAAATGATGGTTACTCACTCGACgtctttgttgttgttggttGGCACGATGAGGTATTCACTATCTTATGGCTTTCTGGCTATCTTTTGTCCATGACCAAGTCTTGCGTTGctttttcatatatatagcGATTCTATGATACATCTTTCAAAGATTCAGTCAGAGAGCAAGAATTCTTAGAAGCTGCTTGTAAAGTTAATAAATAATTAGCTGGTCCGTAAGATTTGTTCCCAACTAGAATATGCTGTTTCTAATGTTTCAGGGCTTAGTTAGATGAActtagtaaaaaaaaagatatccaCACGATAGTTTATATCATTTCTGCATTTCATCGTTTTTTGTTAATGAGGTCTAAGACAAATAAGAAGTCCTAGAAATCATGAAGGTTACCGCTTTGATAGAATTTTGTTACTAATTTTATGCGGGTGCATGAGAACCTGTGACTTGTATCAAGGATCATGCAACATATATTAACCAAGTAATATTAGTAACCTATATCAATGAACTTCAAAATTAGAGCAAGAGTGTGGCTGTGATCTGCGCATTTTATTTTGTTATTATGTCTGTCTCTTAGTATTTATTTACCTACTTGTTTATTTAGGAAACAGAGGATTTAGTAGAAGCAGTACAGAAGGAAATTGGCAGGATTGAAGAGGTAAAACACAGGCTTATTCATTCTTATCCTTATCCCTTATTGTAACTCTGATTTATTTTGTGTATCCTCATTTTTCTACTTTTGCTTGGGTTTGGCAGACACAAGCATGGTCTTCATCTCATTCATGGTCTACCCCCGTCGAAAATATGCAGATTGCTGAGAATCCAGCAGCTGATCGTGTTGAGATACCAACAGATGGTTCTAGTGAATGGGAAATTGATGTAAAACTGCTCAAATTTGGGAATAAAGTAGCATCAGGATCATATGGTGATCTGTGAGTGTCTGTTGCTAGTTATCATGAAAATCCCTTTTGAGATTTGATTTGTTTTCACTTAACCATCTGTTTCTCTTTCCAGTTACCGGGGTACatattgcagccaagatgttgCTATTAAAGTGCTGAAACCTGAGAGAATAAATGCGGACATGCAGCGGGAATTTGCTCAGGAAGTATATATTATGAGGTGGGTTTTGCTGTACACTCAACTCTGTTTCACTTTATATCACAGGATGGGTTCTTATTGTGATATTTTTATTCTGGCATGCTAATTGAATCTACCTTTAAGGTATCTGAGATTGCACCTGTCATGTTAAACCTTATATGACTTCTTATTTCTTCTATAATGTGTACTATCCTACAGTCACTTATCTGTGAAAGTCATCTTTTAAGTTGAGATCCTTTTGCTGCCATTTTACATACCAACATCTTATGTTATCAGTCCTTTatcttcatattggctatctcTTCGTAGAATGAGCCTAGATTTAAGCTGCAAATACATTATGTAACTTACATCATCTTTATGATAAAAATCACCCTATAGAGTGCCTCCCTGGCACTCTGTTTTTTTTATGTATTCTTGCTGAGTATGTTTTTGGATTTTAGGAAGGTCCGTCACAAGAATGTTGTGCAATTTATTGGTGCTTGCACTAAACCCCCAAATCTATGTATAGTCACAGGTATGGCTGAAGAAAATGTTCTTTTTAAGCTGTTCATTTTCTTGTTGTGATGGTAATCGTAATAATTAGTGAACCATCATATTTCCCTCTCTTCCAGAATATATGTCCGGTGGTAGTGTGTATGATTACCTCCATAAACATAAAGGTGTTTTCAAACTTCCTGCTTTAGTTGGAGTTGCAATGGATGTGTCAAAAGGCATGAGCTACTTACACCAGAATAATATTATTCATCGTGATTTGAAAACTGCCAATCTTCTGATGGACGAAAATGGGGTAAGTAATCTAAATATCTAATCAAGCTACTGAGGATGTGGAGTAGCTCCTGTTTCATATGGATTTCATTTCAGTCATATTATCTTCTATACATTTGGACATGCATTGTTTGTGACCATTTCCCTTTGCCATAACTGGGCTCCATGCTGGTTCATGGCCAGAATAGGTTTCTACTGTACCAAATTCATGGCTGATGGCTGGATAAATTTGCCTAGCTTACTTTTTTCCCCACTTCTGCAGACTGTTAAAGTTGCTGATTTTGGTGTTGCACGTGTTAAAGCTCAATCTGGAGTTATGACTGCAGAAACTGGTACTTACCGGTGGATGGCCCCAGAGGTAACTCTTTATTATTAGGCTTGCTGGATTTTCATGATAAAAATTCATCTGTATTGTATGATATTCACAGTTTTGAACAGCAATGGACTCAAGAAATAGAGCTTAAAGTTTACTACTTTGTCCATAGGTAATACATTGCCTAACAAATTCTTGCATGTTGCAGGTCATAGAGCACAAACCCTATGACCACAAGGCTGATGTTTTCAGTTTTGGAATTTTGTTGTGGGAACTACTCACGGGGAAGGTAC from Setaria italica strain Yugu1 chromosome II, Setaria_italica_v2.0, whole genome shotgun sequence encodes the following:
- the LOC101761030 gene encoding serine/threonine-protein kinase STY46, which translates into the protein MAVEEAAESCGSHAAATAAAAASGGGAAGPATSSSSAAVAAQARKQQQQQRHKLEVYTEVLRRLHESGLPEARAPGFDDELWNHFNRLPARYAMDVNVERAEDVLTHRRLLEQARDPAQRPAFAVRAVQVSPILDGNQTDADSNTAGEEVASRLLNRQQSIHPPPAFGSSTNLEALALEVSKSQGQDHDSTSDNGRSLYRPMHEITFSTIDKPKLLSELTSLLGELGLNIQEAHAFSTNDGYSLDVFVVVGWHDEETEDLVEAVQKEIGRIEETQAWSSSHSWSTPVENMQIAENPAADRVEIPTDGSSEWEIDVKLLKFGNKVASGSYGDLYRGTYCSQDVAIKVLKPERINADMQREFAQEVYIMRKVRHKNVVQFIGACTKPPNLCIVTEYMSGGSVYDYLHKHKGVFKLPALVGVAMDVSKGMSYLHQNNIIHRDLKTANLLMDENGTVKVADFGVARVKAQSGVMTAETGTYRWMAPEVIEHKPYDHKADVFSFGILLWELLTGKIPYEYLTPLQAAVGVVQKGLRPTIPKHTHAKLCELLQKCWQQDPAQRPDFSEILETLQRISEEVGDEHEGKHKDKLLGGFFSALRGRGH